tatatataatgtgtgtataaCTGTTAAGTGGAACCATTtccacttttacattttttacagcAATTTTTATATAATCCACACTATTATTTAAACACTGGCAGTGTTAGTTTAACACTGGGGGTTTTGCTTGAAATTGTACAAAACAAATCATTCAATTACTGGACAGAACAACTAATTTATTTAAGTAATAAGGTGAATATAATCCACAACATGCAGCGTTActacattataaaaatattaagggTTGTATCTGTCACAATTTACCCCACAGCTACCATTTTGGGAaaatgcttaaaggattagttcactttcaaatgaaaattagcccaagctttactcacctcaagccatcctagctcAAGccatgaacacaatctgagaaatattaataaatatcctgacgcatccgagctttataatggcagtgagtgataccaatgagtatgagctgaagaaagtgcctccatccacatccatccatcgtatccatatttaacatgttataaagtaaaatatctagcttccgccagactgccttaTGTATTCAACTTAGGAGGAAAATGTAAcgcctcttgcagttcaaaacactTGTGCTACGAAAAAAGCTTAAATGACGCGACATCAGTTATACTTTCTTCCTTAaacatggatattttttttacacaaatgaatcgcttcgcttcagaaggcctttactaaccccccggagccatgtggagtatgtttatgatggatggatgtggatggagacactttcttcagctcatacccattggtcccgttcactgccattataaagcttggatgcgtcaggatatttattaatatttctgccattgtgttcatcagaaagaggaaagtcatatacaccttggatggcttgagggtgagtaaagcttgggctaatttacatttgaaagtgaactaatcctttaagttaatAATTCATGGCTATTCttaatttacatgttttttttatacacTGGAAATGTATAACtctgtatgatttatatttTAGTATCTGTGTTCTACTCATTTTACTTGCCAGGTATAAAATTTACTTTGATATTTGGTTTAGTTTTTAGCAAAGAATTCTGACACATCTTACCCCATGCTTTATATTTCTGGTGCATACATTGAATTTCAGTGCATTTAAATGTCATTGCCAGAGTAGTTGGTCATTGGAAAAAATCCAAAATCCACTGATTGGCAGCTAGACGACTGGCATATACCTAATGAAGTCTCTGGCTCTTGCTAGCTGATGGGTCTGCCAAGGCTTAGGCAACATTTTAGTTGTGTAGTCAGTTTTCTGATAAAGTGTATGTGTGGGGGTGGGCAAGTTGTGAGGGGGGGTTTCTTTATGTCCTGTCAAGCCTGATTAAAGGCAGTGAGTTTTcaatgtgcttgtgtgtgtgtcttgcgGCAGAGTCAGAAAAGTGAGTATCAGTGTCTTTAGTGAGAAAATTAGAATTGATGCTTTTATAAATCAGACATTATGAAAAATTAACTTCCATCTGTGTGTAAACATCTTATTTGTGTGTAAACTGCTGAGCCAGTTTATGCTTGACATATGAGATTGATCCTTTCTTTCTGGTTTTATTTAGTGGCCCAGAGCGTACTTCGTCATCATCCTCACATTTTACAGCTGGACGGCATAAAATATGAACTCTCCCTGAGTCTCCCATGCCAGGAGCCCCTAAGTCTGAATAAGGTTTGCTGACAGAATAAGCAAGATTAGAcagtactttttaaaaaaataaaatttccatTTCCCAAACTTATATGTGCAAGTACAAATTTTGTTTTGACACAGTCACTCAGCTGATGTTCTTGTACTCCTTTAGGTGATTCTCGATATGGCTGTGACAATAGATTGCAGTCAGCTTCCTCGGGGTGCAGACTCCCTGAATGTACTGCTTAGTGAGTTTCCAGGTCTACGTATGAAACGTGGCTTATCACAGCATATTTGCACCTTGCAAGGCAACTATTCCGATTTTCAATGCGCTTTTCCACATATGCAGATGTTATTTTATCATCACCTTTCAAAAGCTGAATATCCTAATTATAATGGGAAAAGCagtcaaggtccagagaagagGGAAGACCTTGCAAGTGTAAATAAATGGGCCAGCTTTGCATCCCATTCACCAGGCCTTAATGCGGGAGACCTCAGCTCCGGATCCACAGTGGGTTTTAGACAAGAGCAGTACAGACTGCAAGATAACAATGAAGCTCTCACTGAACGCAGTACTCTGACTAAGAAAAGCAAAATGGAGGAGGGAGCAGAGTGCAGGATAGATGAGGCCGATTTGGAAGATCTTTCGATTATCATGGAAGCTGATGTGTTTGCATACCTGCAGAGCATCAAAGAGTACAAGCATATACTGCGTCATCATGGAGTGCAAGTGGTTCATGTTACATCCGAGGGAGTCACCACCATTTACCTGCAATCAGATGTCCCATCTGGGTCAGAGGTTAAACAGAATATGCGGCAAGCCCATAAGGAGCTGAGGCAGCTTTATCAAAAGCAAGAGGGTTGTCTGAGGAAAGACCAGATTCAAAAGAGTGCCCTTTACATGCCAGACGGACTGTCTGTAGCGTTAAAAAATGTGCAGTTAGTATTGCCTAATGTTCTGTTTAGCTATGACCAGGACAACATTTATATAGTTGGAGAAAAAAGTGAGGTATCTCAGGCCAAACAAATGCTACTGCTTGGGGTGGAGAGAAGCATGATGGCGAGCTTGACAGAAATGCCACCATCCTCTTCCAGTTCTGCTCCAGCATCCCCTGAATCCTTAGAGAAAGAGCAACAGGTTAAGAGAAAAAGTGAAGTACATACTCCAGTGCCCCCTAAACTGTTCGGCTCTAGCACTGAACGAAAAGGGGAGGCTGGGAACACGATGGGAAAAGAATACAAACTGGCAGCTCGATTTAAGAGCTCTGGGCTAGGACTTGGTAGAGAGGAGATTGGTGGAGACTTAAGGAGTCTCACTGCTAAAATGGACATGCTAATGTTAGACCTGAACTCTAAGTCAGCACCACCCACTAAGTCTTCACTTGGCACCGCAGGCATACTCGGCAATGATCTGACAGGGGAAGGAACTGAAACATTCAGGATGACAAGTCCAAGTTGTACAGGAGAGGATGTCCTGTTTAAAAAGCAAGAGCCGCTATCTATGAATACATTTGGTGGAACTACCTTCAGCACATCCAAGGCCAAACCAACTACCCCTGCTGGACACACTTCAACATTTGCCACAGGAGTCAATGCTTCAGTGAATTCAGCAAGTAATACAGAAGTGAAGACAGCTGCTCCCTCCTCATCAGTACTGACTTCCAAATCCTCTTTAAGGAGGTCCAATAGTTTCTCTGGTCGACCGTACCTAAGAGATCAAGTGCAAAATAACCAGATTACCATTGAGCCAATGATTAAAGCACATGCTCATCAAAGAGCAAGATCCAATAGCATCAGTAGTGGAAGAACTAGTAAAGATTGTCCGATTACTACAGTGGAAGCAGAACTTACTGTGTCTTCTCTTATGTGGGCCTATATGAAAGAGGCCTACTGCAACCAAATGGACAGCATGAAATCTGACTTGCAAATGTCTGAGAAACAAGCAAGCAAAGGTGAGATGAGCGTGACACTGAAGGGCACAGATTCATCGAAGGTTGATGAAAGTCATCGGCAGCTTCAGAATCTAGTGGCTGTGGTGGCCAGTGACTTTTGCACTCAGGAGGTACGTTTGGCAGAGCTTGGTGTGGTTGAACAAGATAAACTGTTTGAAACCTGCTGCTTGAATGTACGGTCACGTTTTCCCAAGGTTATGTTGCACATCACAAAGAGcagcattttcttttttggccCAAAATTGCTTTGCTCTCAAGTCAGTGATCTATTTAAGGATGTATTTATTGGGCAAAAGTCTCATTCCTTATCACAAATGAAGACCCTCCAGGAGGGTGTATATCAAGGAGCAACCAAGGCATCTTTGAGCATACAATCAACAAAACCTGATCACTCTAACTCTGATCAAAGTGTAAAGGTGTTTTCTTTTCAGGATACAAGTCAAGAGGTTCTGTCTAACAGCAGTCGCAAGAGCAGAGGTAAATCGACCAAACAGAACTCTGCTACGTTGGAAAAGTTGGAGAGCCCTAGTTCTATGATGGATGAATTAAGCAAGACAAACTCACTAAGCCAATTAGCTAATGCCAGAGAAAACACATCAGGACCAAAAATTGATGGGCCAACTTCTTTACCACTTGAGGCACACAAAAAACAAGATAATGCAATGACTTTGAAACAGACCAACCTGCTGTCCCATACCTCTTCAGAGCAATGTGTGTGCGGAGCAATTAGTACAAATATGAAACGGACCACCTGTGGTGTCATCCTTTGCTGTGACTGCCTATCACTTCATTCATACTGCCGAGTGTGTGGAAAAGAGGGAGTGTACTCTCAGAAGAAGGTGCTGGGGGATCCAGTGCAAAGTTATGGCTCAAAGGATATACGGCAGGACTATCAGGCTCAAGAGCAGCATTCAGAACAAGAGGACACCAATGGACACAAGGGCATCCAAGGAACGATGACATGTGCGGAGATGACTTTAGGTCTTTTAGGCTATACAAAATACACAACGGCCAAGATCACGTACTGCATACCTGATGGCATACAAGGGGTATTAGCATATACACAGTTTATTTATCCTAGACATATAGCTTACAATTGTTAAaaatccaaaatgtttttttcatataataaaacatatcaTCTTGTAATTTCCGTACTTTACACATCTCTTCTAGGATAAGGATCCCTGTCCGGGGTCACCATTCAAAGGTGGTATATTTGAGGCTTATCTGCCTCTCGACCCAAAGGGACGGAGTTTATTGCCCTACCTGAAAAAGGCATTTAATCAAGGGCTAACTTTTACTATTAGTTCAAGCAAGAAAGCCTGTGGTGGAGATGCAAAAGTGAACTGGGGCAAGATCCCCCACAAGACCAGGATGGAGGGAGGGAAGAGTGGGTGAGTCCAGATGCTAAGCTAAACAAACGCTAAGCTTGTAAAGATAATTTTGCCATGGTTGGTGGCATGGACATGTTAATGCGTGTTTTCTGTGATTTTAGAGAGCACTTATTCTCTAATTACTTCATCTTTGACACAGGTGGGTTTGCCCCAACTACTGTAGGCCTCTCTTTGCCAACAAACAAGCATCTCATTTGTAGTAGAGAGtggatatttttgattaatggGTAATAATCTGTTAGaattgaacacaaatgaagtaCATGACTGTTACAGGATATCCATGGTGGCATTGTTAAAACATATGCTATAACTCAGACATTGCCAGTTGAGTTGATCAGGGTCAGTAAGATTCATTTTCTGAGTGCTTTATTTCCTGACATCTTTCATTAAAGACTGATCACAACATTTGGTTGTGCATCATTCAGAATTGAATTTAGAATGCTTTTTAAATTCCAGAATTTAAATTAAGGTAGCAAATAGGAATTCTATATTGAATTTGAATATAaagttgaattaaaatgaattgaattgTCACCTTTAACTGTAATTTTATGTCATTCAAACCAAATGTAGGAATTTCAAAGACTTTAGGAacgttttgaaaaatgtttaaaaagccTTTAGCACTGAAGCGTATAGAAATCtggtttatatatttatcacTATTCATCTAATAGATTCACTTTTGTGGATCAGAGAGgaagaacattttatttacCAGTATGCATTACTTTGGCTTTCCAAATGTCCAATTCagcttttgtttgtgtgtgtgcgcagcAATGGATATCCAGACTCTACATACCTTATTGTCTTGTCTAATGCACTGGTGGCTCATGGGATTAAAGAAGCAGCTGCAATCAGCCAAGATCAAGCAAAATCCTGACATTGAGAATAACACAAATCAGAAGACCACAAATAATTACTAAATTGTGTATtacttattttcatatatttctttcctagaaatgtatttttatttttttttaaaaatgtgattgtGAAAGACTGCTTTATCATTTCTAAGTATTTGTGCTGagaattaactttttttgtactttttgtaATCATTTTGTAGTCATTGccattttatattcattttataatcATTGTACCATATCAGTAAAGCTCAACACAATGCTCTGTATATTCTGAATCAGTTGAGCAtgctttttaataaaacaatgatCCTGTTTTAGAGACTGTTAATTCATCCTTCATCAGCCTAGCACATCTCTCATTTGTCTCCTCAAATTGTCTCACTCAGGCTTTTATCTGTGGTATAAATGCTAAATTTATGCATTGTTGAATCTGTGTATGATTTTGTTGTGAAACCATGATGAAGGTGCATAAGGTATAATTGATTTTGAGTAAGCAGTAGGAGGCTATCtagattttcttttttgctgCCTCAATGCTAGGGCATTGTAATGTTAAGGCGTTCCCGGGATTTTAGGGTTATTAGGTTATGGGATGTTCTGAATAATTGCTCGGTGGTTAATTATATGGCCTACCTTAAAATCTCATCTTATTTAGCTGTGATTTAAGTACTTAATATTgaattttatgtatatatggCTCATATGTCTTTTGGCTGAATACAATTTATTCCAGTAATATGAGTTTTATTAAAAAGTACATACACATGAAATTTTTCCCTTGTTGCTTCTTTCCACTACACAAAAACACTGCAACATTCCTTTGCGTTTCCCTAATACGTCAAAGGAATCTAAGCAACAGGGTCATattccttttctttctttttcttttttgaatcTGTTCTTAGTATTATAACAGAAGGCTGGAGATTGACTCAGTAGCAGCTCAGCTCTGCAGACCGTCTGGACGTTCTCCAGCACACTACACAGGCTGCATCAAGCAGTACTGGGATCAACAAGAAGCGACAGGGTACAGAGAGACCTCTTCTCAAACAAAACACTGACTGCAGCAGTGATCAGGAAGTTTAAAGAGACAGGTTACTAACTTCACCCTCaactgtaatgttgaatgtaGCGTCTTCAATAGAACAAAGTCCCACAGGGCATTTGAAGCCGGTATTGAGCTCTCATCATGACTTCTGGAATTTGGCTGGAATTTTATTTGCATACATCACCCTTTGCAACATTGCTTAGGGCAGATATTTATGTGCAAATTACTGCCACAAAGTAAAAGATAAAACAGGTACTGAGAGATAATTGAGAAACATAATGTCAcaaatctgaagaaaaaaaaaaaaaacaatcgaCAAGATATAACAAAAACCACATGTGAGATATGGAGTATCAGCTATTAGAAACatacataatttaatatagACTTATTTAACTGGTTTTCTAAATTTGACGCGGATGTTAAAAACATGAAGTTTTATGAAAACAAATCACAATGTGATTTCATGTTACATATATTAATTGAAGCATGTTAGTAGCTTTTCAAATAGAGTAGGCTACAGTAAATGTTCagcatttgtttaaaacaaacTGTCAATATCGTGTCACAACATATCGAACATTATCAGTTTGTACCCTCTGGGATGTTATTTTCCCTGCATCTGTACAGACACCCAGCCAGCCAGCACAGAGTCAACCCCCACAGTCCTCTGCTTTCAGAGCAAAAAACCTGCCTTTGGCAGTATTCTTAGCCTCTGCACTGCATTGTCTTCATTAAAATGGCTGAGCAGAGAGATCTGCTGCTCCAAGAGCAACTCAGCGGTCCTGCACCGATTCCCTGCGGACAGGTCCTGCATGGACTGCATCAGCAGCTGCTGGGATTACAGAGCAAAAACTTTCTCCAAGGCCCGTAGTTTCATATGGTTAATATAGTGGATAAAGAAACTGATGGTAAATTTTAAGATGCCTTTTGACATTGTAAATCATTGTTCTGAAAATCTGCCTACAACATGAATGTtttaagaacattatttaatgtaagTATTGTTAAAAACAGAATTATGTGTGTAACTTAGAGAGGCATTTTTTGAGCTCTGTAGTGTGTAATTGTGCTTTTTGTGCAATAGGGGGCAATTTAACCCTTTTTTTCGCCTGTGTTAATGCCAAATGCATTCATTTTattagaattttaatatttcactttCATTTCAAAATAGTTACATTCTTTACCcttaaggacaaaaatgtccctATTGAAACACATTAAAGCTGCAATTTTTATCTCATGCAGGGCCATTTAACTATACAAATTGTCATCTTTGTTAATAGGCATTCATTCTGCTGGCaaggatttatttttatttttttaaaaaaaattttatacCAGATTTGGCCTACAGCAATATCCTAAAGCAATACTTCCTGTTTTCTGCATATTATAGAGCCATTTGGATAAATTATGAAGCTATAATTGCGTGGGTGTGTTGGTATGGATGTTTGTTAGCGTGTGGTTTGTAtgtgtgtaataaaaaaaaatgtgtgtacaCAAgtttgcatgttattttttaaagagaGAAATTATACTGTATTGCAAATCCCAAATCCCAGCGC
The window above is part of the Chanodichthys erythropterus isolate Z2021 chromosome 3, ASM2448905v1, whole genome shotgun sequence genome. Proteins encoded here:
- the si:busm1-163l24.3 gene encoding uncharacterized protein si:busm1-163l24.3 isoform X1 → MAEEGRAVCVYGLPANVDHERLRDKLLIHFLRERNGGGEVTSVTIIGRTPQRALITFEESRVAQSVLRHHPHILQLDGIKYELSLSLPCQEPLSLNKVILDMAVTIDCSQLPRGADSLNVLLSEFPGLRMKRGLSQHICTLQGNYSDFQCAFPHMQMLFYHHLSKAEYPNYNGKSSQGPEKREDLASVNKWASFASHSPGLNAGDLSSGSTVGFRQEQYRLQDNNEALTERSTLTKKSKMEEGAECRIDEADLEDLSIIMEADVFAYLQSIKEYKHILRHHGVQVVHVTSEGVTTIYLQSDVPSGSEVKQNMRQAHKELRQLYQKQEGCLRKDQIQKSALYMPDGLSVALKNVQLVLPNVLFSYDQDNIYIVGEKSEVSQAKQMLLLGVERSMMASLTEMPPSSSSSAPASPESLEKEQQVKRKSEVHTPVPPKLFGSSTERKGEAGNTMGKEYKLAARFKSSGLGLGREEIGGDLRSLTAKMDMLMLDLNSKSAPPTKSSLGTAGILGNDLTGEGTETFRMTSPSCTGEDVLFKKQEPLSMNTFGGTTFSTSKAKPTTPAGHTSTFATGVNASVNSASNTEVKTAAPSSSVLTSKSSLRRSNSFSGRPYLRDQVQNNQITIEPMIKAHAHQRARSNSISSGRTSKDCPITTVEAELTVSSLMWAYMKEAYCNQMDSMKSDLQMSEKQASKGEMSVTLKGTDSSKVDESHRQLQNLVAVVASDFCTQEVRLAELGVVEQDKLFETCCLNVRSRFPKVMLHITKSSIFFFGPKLLCSQVSDLFKDVFIGQKSHSLSQMKTLQEGVYQGATKASLSIQSTKPDHSNSDQSVKVFSFQDTSQEVLSNSSRKSRGKSTKQNSATLEKLESPSSMMDELSKTNSLSQLANARENTSGPKIDGPTSLPLEAHKKQDNAMTLKQTNLLSHTSSEQCVCGAISTNMKRTTCGVILCCDCLSLHSYCRVCGKEGVYSQKKVLGDPVQSYGSKDIRQDYQAQEQHSEQEDTNGHKGIQGTMTCAEMTLGLLGYTKYTTAKITYCIPDGIQGDKDPCPGSPFKGGIFEAYLPLDPKGRSLLPYLKKAFNQGLTFTISSSKKACGGDAKVNWGKIPHKTRMEGGKSGNGYPDSTYLIVLSNALVAHGIKEAAAISQDQAKS
- the si:busm1-163l24.3 gene encoding uncharacterized protein si:busm1-163l24.3 isoform X2, yielding MAEEGRAVCVYGLPANVDHERLRDKLLIHFLRERNGGGEVTSVTIIGRTPQRALITFEESRVAQSVLRHHPHILQLDGIKYELSLSLPCQEPLSLNKVILDMAVTIDCSQLPRGADSLNVLLSEFPGLRMKRGLSQHICTLQGNYSDFQCAFPHMQMLFYHHLSKAEYPNYNGKSSQGPEKREDLASVNKWASFASHSPGLNAGDLSSGSTVGFRQEQYRLQDNNEALTERSTLTKKSKMEEGAECRIDEADLEDLSIIMEADVFAYLQSIKEYKHILRHHGVQVVHVTSEGVTTIYLQSDVPSGSEVKQNMRQAHKELRQLYQKQEGCLRKDQIQKSALYMPDGLSVALKNVQLVLPNVLFSYDQDNIYIVGEKSEVSQAKQMLLLGVERSMMASLTEMPPSSSSSAPASPESLEKEQQVKRKSEVHTPVPPKLFGSSTERKGEAGNTMGKEYKLAARFKSSGLGLGREEIGGDLRSLTAKMDMLMLDLNSKSAPPTKSSLGTAGILGNDLTGEGTETFRMTSPSCTGEDVLFKKQEPLSMNTFGGTTFSTSKAKPTTPAGHTSTFATGVNASVNSASNTEVKTAAPSSSVLTSKSSLRRSNSFSGRPYLRDQVQNNQITIEPMIKAHAHQRARSNSISSGRTSKDCPITTVEAELTVSSLMWAYMKEAYCNQMDSMKSDLQMSEKQASKGEMSVTLKGTDSSKVDESHRQLQNLVAVVASDFCTQEDTSQEVLSNSSRKSRGKSTKQNSATLEKLESPSSMMDELSKTNSLSQLANARENTSGPKIDGPTSLPLEAHKKQDNAMTLKQTNLLSHTSSEQCVCGAISTNMKRTTCGVILCCDCLSLHSYCRVCGKEGVYSQKKVLGDPVQSYGSKDIRQDYQAQEQHSEQEDTNGHKGIQGTMTCAEMTLGLLGYTKYTTAKITYCIPDGIQGDKDPCPGSPFKGGIFEAYLPLDPKGRSLLPYLKKAFNQGLTFTISSSKKACGGDAKVNWGKIPHKTRMEGGKSGNGYPDSTYLIVLSNALVAHGIKEAAAISQDQAKS